The DNA sequence ctgtttattgccctgccttgaggtgattattctgtttattctacttctcgccggccaacataaaacaattcaaatactttaataattagcctttcccttattcgtattgcatgcttattaaatgtatactctgtttaagttcatctccctcgaaaagtagttccctttagaactacagtgaataacgttagctcagctgtaggtaactcgtttctatagcaaccacacgaGGCTGcatctgatcactagtttaattttgctacattcgtatcaagtcagctttaatgacgatcCATCAAACATGCACTCACTTATTCCAAATAAATTTTATTTGCAATAAATGTAGGCTATAACAAAGAAGAagatagaaaacgatacaatctactgtgctcagtcagcagcaagtagaaccgacaagtcagcgggcaatatgccagattaatgcacccctcccagccaatcacaatcGAGCAATCTTAAATGAAGTACAATAAAAATGCTTAATTTACAATTTAAATGTTCCACACACTCTCCCGACCAGTGAAAAACCTCTCTCTGGGTGTGGTGGGGTTTTGCAGTTCATGAttgtttttactggatgcacgaaacacgtAAGGGAAGGGCGAGCTGGCTATGGTTGTTTGGGATCTcacttcaaataccaacagaagtgacgtcacccaacatcgctgatacaacctttaaatcAAAACCCTCTCTTAAAAACCGGATATAGTACTTTGTATAAAATAACCACTCTGATGGAATGATGTGATGTATAGTTACGGAGCTGGTCACAGCGTTGGGAGCTGGTGCGTGAAGCAGCACCAAACCTTGGAAGTGTTTAACTTAGCTGAGTCACAAAGGGGGACTGAGCTGTGCTGAGCAACAGACATCGAAACCAGCCTGTAGTCATCGTCGAAAATGTAATAatcaaaaaaggaaaaaaaaacaacactgcaaTTCTTTTACACAAATCCTGTtcttcaaaaaaacaaaaaaaacaaaaaacaaactcaTTCACAGCTTATACTGACAACTTTTGTCTCTATTTTGATTGCCCACGTTTTCAGTCTTGGACATCAAATAAGCAAATAAAATATCCATTTAGCAGAAAGAGACGAATTGTGCCATGGCCTCTAATATATTCCTGACAAGAGGCATGGAAAGGGAGAATTAATTATCTGCAAATAGCCGAGCGGGGAACGGAGCACTGCTTTTAGGACTACACTTAACGCCAAACAGACTACCTGAGCCGTTTCCATGCGTCGCAGAAAGACGCAACATCACCATAAAATTGCATTAATGTCTGTTTATGTGGCTGTGCCTCTTCACGGTCGGCCTCACTTTGTTACGAAACGAGTTCATCACGGACTGAATTTGCTGTGATGAGAGTGAAGGATAATTAGAAGCAAAACATGCAGAGCACGAATATTGTCACAAAAGCACGACTTACTCGTGACCCATCACTTCGTGTTCTGCAAGCAAACGTCTCAACCGCCAACAAACGAGTGTCTATGTGTCCATGAGCTGGACACCTCACCCTTACTGCTCCCGACGCGCTTGCTGTAGCCTTGCATGCCttacaccgccgtcggtgtgtgaatgtgtgcatgaatgggtgaatgttggatAATATTGTGAAGTGccttgagtggccactggttaaaaaagcgctatataaatgcagtccatttagtcCATTTACCAGACGCATTAAGACCCAACCATATCCccgacatatatatatactagtgcagaggtcttcaacaggggatccgcgacccctagggggtccgcagaggtactgcagggggggttaacatgaatccaacacacTAGCCGTGTTTACGTAGACACTTTTGATCCaatttctaatcggaatagatcttTTCCTATAATGCGATCCGAATGTACTATATTTATGGCATTTACTAAAGTAGTAAGCGTACGTTCGTACGTACGCACGTACGTACGTTCGTACGTACGGTCTTTTACGCACAACTGACACATCGGGGCTGGCTGCGACATTTTTATGCATTTGATTTTAATTatatctaccccctcctccgccaCAAACAATACGTATTTGGATGAGAGTAAGCAGCGAAGACTGttaggagagagcagagaaatagtctgccaaagacgttgacgttgcttagcaaccagacacGCTGGGGTAGATAAATTACCGGACTACTCGCGGAGTGTTAACAAAGACAGTGAAAGACATCACTAATTTTCGTTTACACATTAATGTTGTAAAAATGTCCATTTGAATAGCTTTTATGCATGATTACATGCAATTGACCGACATTGTTGATCTTGGCAGGTatcagtttattatgttatgttatgtttatgaatggcagtggcatggccaccctactcactgtacgttgcacatgtttaaaataaaaacatgaatatatgaacctgtgtattattatatattatatattattagtattgaatgcaaaataacaaggtacatttatacatggcactataggaccagtttaatataaaacacaattttatacaatatataagtagggggtccccgctccagctctccatcagtttgggggtccttgacctggaaaacgttgaagaccTCTGTACTAGCGGGATACTGAGAAACGTCTTTTGATTCCTTTGTATGTCTGGTACATGTTATGAAATTGACActaaagctgactttgactttgacttaaCATGCCCACTCCATCTTGAAAGAGTGATATTTGGGATAGACGGGCGCCTTACCCGGAAGGCGGCCAGGATGATCCGGGTGACCTTCTCCTTGACAGACTCCTGCAGGATGTCGGAGAGCGCCGGCACCACGTTGTAGCGCCGGAGCTGCTCGCAGAGCTGGGGGCTGAAGGCCAGCAGCCACACGCAGAAGATCATCTGGTACTGCAGCTGGAAGCCACACTTGTTGCTCAGCACGGCCGTGATGctgacagggggagagagaaggggcgcgcgcgcacacgcacacacacacacacacacacacacacacacacacacacacacacacacacacacacacacacaccaagaaaattataaaaaaaggaTAGAGAGGGTGAACCCAATTTAACGCTCCGTGAAATGTACCTAAAGCTCGTTTCCTTTTATCCTTTCAGTAACTGGAATTCAATTTAAAGTGCTATTGATTCACCTGCACAATGCATGTGCAAAAAGTTTAAGTCTTACGCATAGCGTATGCATGAATGATATTTGACTACCTGTACAACTAATACAAACACCCTTTCAAAAAGAAGGGCAAGTGCTATGTCAATCACGGAAACGCTTGACATTTATCCTGAGGCCCaccgcacacactctctgtaaTACCCAACTCCACAGTAACAATGAGGGTCGGCTGCTGAAGGCTTCAAACTGTCTTCAAACTCACCAGTTTACACCGTCAGCCTCCACCCAGGCGAACCTGTACTCGTTGATCCTGAGCATGAGCTGCAAGCACCCGGCCACACACTGGACATACTGGGAgctctgcaacacacacacacacacacacacacacacacacacacacacacacacacacacacacacttagaaggGATGGGCTAGGCGGAGTTGCCTTTGCGTGAGACGGGCAGAACGTGATAGTGGTAAAAGGTTTAGTATCGACAGAACAAGACCATTCCAGAGAAAGGGGTGAGAGACAGCAGGCAGAGACAGCACAAAGTGATTAAGACCGTGTCTGTGAAAGGCATTCCCCCCTCCGACCTGACACAAGGCATTGCACATGCGCCCAGGGGTAGACACATGCTAGattgcgcacgcacacacacacacacacagacggacgcaGATACACACAATAGAGAAACGAGAGAGtgtggggaaggaggaggtcCCAGCACACCTGAGCAGGAAGAGAAAACGTGAATGGTACGTGAGATTAGAGTAGAGCAGCTTGAGAAGAGAGAAAGGCTTAGATTAATGTGCACACAACTTGGGTCTGGCAGGCGGAAAAGGGAAAAGGAAGGAGGGCTATAAGGAGGAGAAACTGGTTAGAggaaagaaagagtgagagagagcgcaaaGTTGATTACGTGGCATCAGCAGGTTTTTGGGATATCAGCTGTACAGGAAATCAATGCCGTCTTAAAAGACCCATGAAAAGAGACTACTGGTGCCATTGCAGCGGCGAATTCTTCTCCCGTGTCGAGTGTTCCGTGTATTTCTGGGCCAAAGTGGGGTCCCTGCATGCACTATAGGCAATTAAGCATTAGGGAGCACTTGCTTAAAGACATGCAATTTGCACTTGGGCACCACAGCCTAACCGGTGGCAGCCAACACCATGCTCTCTTAATGGACACTTCCACACTGTATCTGGCAGACTAAAGCAGTACTGCTGCACTAGATcattggcaaaaaaaaataaaacgctcCGCTAATTGCACACGCACATCTGACAAATCCGTGCACACCATTATGGAGAGCACTTTTCCCTGTATTCGCGCGGGGTAATTCTCTGCCCGCGGGAGTGATCGTAAAGCCTGCAAAGAGGAAATCATTTATCAAGCATGCAAAAAAACGAAGTGAAGCAGCACACAACCGACTCCGCCATAGGCACAAATGCTGTCGTTGCTCTCGTGCTCAAAATTGTTTTCCTGCTCGCTCTGATATTTTTTGTGCTCGCACAGGTTTTCCTTTTAGCACTGAGTGGGCGGAGCTGACAATGGCAATTGTTTTGTATCCCTAAGTGGGATTGGGTGCTCTAACCTTTTTGTTTATTCAGAACAAATATACTAGCATTTTTGCTAGAGCACGAGGGCAAAGTCATCATTTGCGTGCAAGGGGGTCGCAGTTTCTTGGTGCTTCGCTCCATGTGCGCGCTCAATGAATGATTTTCTTTTCGCAGGGTATATCATTGCTCTGGCGGGCTGAGAAATACCACGCAGGGATGCACTAGGAGGGCTCACATCGGGCACGCGGCAGTGTGATTCGCGCACGCTCGCAAAGTAATTGTTGCTCACGATTTTTTGGCAGGGATTGTGCCGTACCCTACATGTGGTTCACTTAAGCCTGGGGCTCCAAAAGGAAAAGCAGCTGGAGGGAGATACAAGTGAGAAGAATGAAGTGGTAATGACCGgatgggagggtgagagagagtgtaggGGGAGAAGGTAGAAGAGAGCCCACAGAAGCCAGCTTGCAcagaccctcccctccccatcgaGGTCatggggcagaggggggggggggggggaagcatcCGGGCCTCTTAAGGTGACCTACTCCATTCATACTCACTTCACTGGGGGAAATAGTCCCTGCGCCAAGGCCTGATTCAGGACCTGTACCATGAAGGTTCTACCAGGAGATACAAAACAGAGATGGCTCATACATCTCACCACTTTCAGCAGCAGTGCCGCTTATATAAgacacattaaataaataaataaataataaataaataaccccccccccccggtgcctTTCAGGGAAACAAAGGATACATATGATGCTTTGGGGGAAATAAATAGGCCGATTTATGATTACTAGGTAAAAGCAAAAGACAAATCCCCTTTTAAGTAATTGCTCATCCTCCACACCAGTGTGTTGCAAAGTGCTTCATAATTGAAACCTATCAGACATCAAAACAAGAAACGTATCACAACAAGCCAGGGCTGATCTTCATGTTTATATTTCTAAAGTGGCGTAGGATTGTTTCTACCGCTATCAGCTTAAAAGACAACGATATCCCTCTAAATAGGAAGCTTGCTGCATGTAGAAATATGATGTAACTTACCAAACAAATAAAGATTTATTCATCCAAACTTTAAATACACAGTGAAGGTCCTATGATAATTCAAACTGCAGTGAAGTTGAGGCATGATACAAAATTAAATGAGTCAACATCCTTTTTTGGCTGGTTGTAAAGATGACTAAGGAATTCAATGATTGAAAATACCGTTTCATATTGTGGTCTGCTTTCTTAATCATAGGCTGTTCGTAAAAAGTTAGGATCCCACTCAAATCCCATGGCTCTGCATTTACCTGGGAACTGAGCTGAGTTTTGATCCAGTTGAAGTAGTAGTTGAGGTCACTGCCCTCCATAAGTTCACGACCCCAGGCTGCCAGCTTTGCAATGATCCTTGCAGCCTATAGAAAAAAGGGAGAAGACCCAACATCAACCAATGAAAACATTTAAACATGATAAACAGTTTGACTGCCAGAGTACGACACAATACTAAGTCTTGACAATTTAGACTTTATATTGACAAAAAGCAGCTTCTGAAACCACATAACGAATGACATTTTTCCTACCACGCTaaacaacacaaatataaacatgcATTTAAATTGTATGCAAATATTATATTTAACCAAGGGGGAATTGACTACAGCTGGGAGTCCGAACGATTCACAAGGTCACCCTACAGACCTCATTTTTGCATGACAAAATAAGGAATAAAGGAAGAGTGAAAAGCCACGACCCCCATCAACATGCAAATCACCTCTCGTCCTCTACGCTGCCTGCACCTACTAATTCCGCCACCAAATTGCAATTCTGCTGCAAAACAGAAGCCGAGGGCTTTCTGTGATCTCCCCTCTGCCTCCATGCAGGCAGAAGCCCATTTGCTACAGGCACAACTTCAGCTGAGGGCAAATTGACCCATATGTATTCAAAGATAAACAGGGGcctcattaaaataaaatgaatcatTCCATGAAAAAGGTTTGTTTTTCATGGAATGATCCTGCATGAGTGGTGGGACTTCTGGGGGCCGTTATTAGGAACAAGTAAAAAGTGTCTGCATGGCGGGAGAAGCAGTATGGGGGCAGTATGCGTGGGGCTGCGGGGTGCCATCTGGTAGTGTTGTTTGAGCTGCATGGGTGCCggcctctccccatctcttgcATTGGGGCTGTGAGGTTGGCTCTCTCGTGGTTCAAAGATTGGCAGAGGCTGTCATCAGGGAATCTAATTGCCTGTTTTTTCGGCGAAAATGGGGGATTCTGATTTGCGAGGAATTATTGATGATTGAATTAATTATTTCATGATTGGAAACGGTTCATTGCAGAGAAGAGGAGTGGGCAAAACATTTCTGAATCTTTTTAATTACTGCTGCATTCTAGCATTGCAAGACCCAGCTAGATGAATCCAATCACAACACCAAACTTGCAATTCCCTCAGCTCACCAGCCAGAGTGCCTCAATGTCACACTCAGATGATGGCATAACCTTGGCATGCACATTTGAAACTGCCAAGCCCCCTTCCCGTCACAAGCATAAGTTGAGCAGAGAGCTCATTTCAACTTAATCCTGAGGTTGGCTGATTTTGGCATATTGAGCATGAATCTCATTAGCGATATCCACTCATTATTTGATATGAACCAGATATAACATGGTCGTCAGTATTGAATCAGCtaaactgaaaatgtatctcaTGTGGACCACGTCAGTAGTTTCGGAGAAAGAATGAGTCAGATATACACACATCACTTTAGTTCACCATCATAGGTAGGAACGTGTGATATAATTCTGCATCTCATTCATAAATGGTTCTTctttctgtgtgattgtgtgcgtgcatacggGTGCTTGCAGGTGCAtgtctgtgagtgcgtgtgaCAGACCTCAGACATCAACAGCCATCTCACAGACATCAACAGCTATCTCACGGCCCAGCCCAGCACAGCATCATGCTGGGGCCCACAACCCCGTGGTGGGGCCCATAGCACCGTGGAAGGGCCGTGGCGAGGGCCCTGACTCACCATGTGGACGGTGAAGAGGTCCTGGCGGTTGAGCATGGGCAGGAAGTAGGACCAGGCCGTGTTCTTGGTCTTCTTGGCGTAGTCGAAGAAGATGTTCACCCTCTGATGGTTTTCCTGAGGACATTAAGaaggcacgtgtgtgtgtgtgcacaggtggcgatttgtgaaaaaaaacaaacacgcttTTATTCATGAAAATAAAATCAAGGATTTCAGAACTCACTAATTTTACTCATCAAGTAGCCGAGCGCAATATTATTACTCCTATAGCCTGTCTTGAACTTTACTCATGCAGACATAGGGGCTTCGATCAGgatcaacaaaataaaacatactaTAATTGAATCCCCCTTCCAATACCACGGATAGTTCCACTCGGCTAGGCCTGCCAAAACACTTATTTATGAACTTCAATAGAATATGATCGCAAAAGGATGTCATCTTTTGTCTCTAGGGGCCCGAGGGCTGACAGTGCCTTTTTCATTTCGGATTTTATCATTCTATCGCACAATAGACGAAATAAAAGCGCTTGACTGTTTCAAATTCGGATTAATAATTTaggtttctctcacacacacatcaagccACCCACATAAATCAAAGGCCAACAAACGTATAGGTCTGTGGACTTCAAAGCGCTAACCCAACTCTGACACAAGGTGTAATCTGCTATATTAAATTAGTTATCAGCCGTGACTGTAATATGCCATGTTTGACCAATACATTATTTTCAGTAGGAATGCAAACTGCCATGTAGTTATACACTCATACGTATATTCAACTTGCATCACATAAATCTGATATCAAGTATCAAGTATCAATACATTGAGCTACAAGAACGAGCTGCAAAGTGCATAAAGCCAAAGAAACAGAGACCCTATCAGAGACCTTTGGTCAAGCGAGAGTGTGGTGCTGTAGGTCACAAAGCATTAAGTGATGTTTGTGTTTACCTGCAGGGTGTCATCGATCAAGGTTAGGATGTACTGGACTGTTTGCTCCTTGGATATATGAGCCATCAGGTTTAGGAAGGTCTTGGCACACTGAGCACATAGGAGGAAAAACAAAATGAGCTGGAATACAAGCATGCATTTTAATGCCATTGTGCACGTATTGCAGGGTTTATTCGAAGGTCAACAGGTGCAAGAATAACATGGATTGGTCAGGAATAGTGACATAAGTTACTGGTATGCTGTTGTATGTAAGCGAGGTGTCTCTGGTGTGAAGAATGACTAACATTTTTAAATCTGCAGTATGTTTAACCATTAGcaacctctagtggttgagttgTAGCTACGGTTACTGTAGTCTGAGATCGTGGACCAGAATGAAACCCTTTATAGAGAAAGAATCCCTGATTGGATTGACTCCTGGATGGACACATTTTATTCTTGAGAAAGCTCCCAGTACAGAGTGTTTTTAATTGAGTAAACAGCTGCAGTAGAAAAGcaacatagtgcaggtttaaatgTACAATATGAAGAAAACTTAGTTAGCAAGAGATAAAGTAATATACATCTTGCTCGAGAAACTATCTCAGAAACAGGGATGGTTGGTCATAGTCAAGGTGAAACATTCTGTGGGCAAACTCTTTGGATGGGTAAATAGAAAGACCAAATTCAACAATATAGAAGGCAAATATGAGAATTAGAGAATAGAGATAATTAAGAAATATTCACAGAACCTGATGGCCTTCATTTGTCAGGATGGTCTGCTTCTCCTCAGAGTGAGCCACCTCAAACTTCTTGATGAACTCACAGTCTTCTGCAGAAATCATCTGACCCCTGTGAGAAAACAATATTGCCAACAAAAATGTCAGATGGATCAAGCATAAACTGATTTAGAGCTTTGATACAAAGTTACGTTACACATATACATTGACAATTTACTATTGCTATCTCACAATTCAATGTGTTATGCCAATAGCTAATAGCTCTGATAAATTGCCAAGCAAGATCATCTATACAGATGAAAATATACCTCAAAAAGACACATGTACATTAACATCCACTCTATAATTGCTGTGAATATCTTACGATTTCCTCTCAAAGAAAGACACAGGGGCAGCATTCCATTAGTTGTTAGCTCTTGGCTGCTTCCCAAATATCCAGATGTTTTCCCTTGTAGCCACCTCCCCTTATATGTAATAAGTTATTTGCCGATTGCAATCAGGCCCATGTTATTAGACAAGGCGAAATGCAAGTCTTAATGTTGTGATTCGCCGTGATCATAAATGGTGAACGTCGCTTTGAAATACACTTCAGCAGCTCAGTTATCTCATTTTAACacgattttttttcttcctgctTGTCTTCTTGAGGGTTAAATGAATGAGCAATAGGAATCCTAGGATGTAGGATTTCGTTTTGGAACAAAGCCAGGGAAGGTCAAATGGAATATGCGATAGAAGtgtcaaatgtattttaatttatataatattttgtTTCTGTTGAGTTAATGGCATCTAGGCAACCATTTCTCTATTTATGTAACTTTATTTCATATGAAGGCTCTTTAAGAGTGGATTGAAtatttcaatgaaataaaataccttTCCATTATTTTCTCACAtggataaaataaaacataatcaaTTCCTAAATGTCCTTGTATTCTGCTTGGAAACCACATGGATGCCTGTACAGCCAAAATGAGGAAGTGTTAATGGTGCGTTCCTGAATCCTctgacgccagccttccgagttatACTTTTGACGtaatttccggtctcggagcatttatagcgttcctgttcgtctttgtgattgtgactggctagtcgttgtttattgaaAGCTACAtaagcctctttagcaaaccagcccgaaaacaacTTTAcgttgtattgcacgcacagcaagaccatgcaatttatgtgaccggaataaagtagcaatgtaatcaagtgtgtaagagcatttaaaatcaacattaaaatgaccaacgtggtacaaatacaaagaaaataaatctcttcacaggcgcagccattttgttgagagagtcatcatcactgctctcagtctactctcagaattccaAAAGAAGAAGACAAAAAGGGGATGTGCCTCTGAGAAATGACACAAGAAATCTAGGAGATCTTCAACTTTCGACTCAGAAGTCTGGCGTCTGAGGATtgaggaacacaccattagcATTGGGACAGTGAGTCACCAGGCCCAGACTGAGAAAAACTGAACCATAGTCAGAGAAGGACACCATGTAACAAGACTGTGTGTACTTCAATCAGCCATGCTAAACAGTAGAGAAAATGGGAACCAGCCCTTCAGAAGGGAGATGGCCTAACAACTGGAAAGTCACTTGCTCAAAGTGGAGCTCCTACTGGCTAAAGTGTCAAGCATATTTTGAGCCAGACACCTAGCTGTTTACTGCTCACAACAAGCTATTTGTTGCCCCTTTTCATTAGCTTCCCCTTTAGCGTTGACTGTGTGCATGGAAGTGAATGCGAGCCATCAAAACTCAAGCACAAATCTGACTGGCTTTGGGGGGGAGAAAACTATATACCTATAGCCTGATAAACTTCATGGAATAAAAAAGATGAAATTTAGGTTTTCATGAAATATTTCAACGCCAACATGAGTTAAACATAAACGAATGACCATGCTATGTGGAACAGTATAGGCTACTGGTTTCTACTTACTGGAGGTAGGACTGCCAGTTGACCTGATTGGCCCGAACCTCTGCTGCCTTGGCAGCGATGATGTTGGTCGGGACCGCCGCGTCCACAGCACCTCGGATGTCCATCTTGTCTTAGTTGATCTAGCAGTCTGGGTCTAGTTTAAAATGGGACTTCACCTAGGTGGATTCAGCAACAAGAACGATAAATCCAAGGTAGTATTCTAGGTCCACTGTATTCATCATGGCATCTCGTGCAAAGAACTTGGATCCAAATCCCATGAACTGTTTGTAATATATGCAATATAAGCAAAGTATTTGCATGATGAAGATCTAATATATAGAAAAGAGCCTTAATAAATAATCTCCAAGTGGTTCTGGAGAATAGCTTACCACATAGGACTGGCCCCTATATAAATACATCACCAAATTAAAACCGTGCAATGTGAATGGCTAAGGAATTACATTTGAACGCTAGTAGTTTTCATTCTGTACAAAAATAACAGCCAGGGGGGTGTGATGAATGATCCGTGTGTACTGCTAGCTAAGTTCAGAGATATTAGATTTTAGGTCATGCTAACAGAGCCAATGTCACGACTTGACACAGTCCTGTCGCACAACGAAATAATGCAGCATTTCACATAGTAACGTCGCACCAGTGTGACTCTCTACTGGGTTTATGTGAAATACGTTAGATCGCTTAGGGACGGTGGGTTACCCAACGATGGCGATATAAATAATCATAAGACCTGCTGCTAACCTGCATAGCAAGGCTGAGTTCACAGGCTAGGTGCTGCTAAACCTACAGCGTCGCTGTCTAATTAAAACACAATGTCAATATACATACACGGGCATACATGCGAACCGTAATTTCACTAGTAAATCATAaaggagagcaaaagagagacaTATGTcccatactcacacacagttTGGCTTCATTCGGCGAACAAGACAGCTGACCGATAGCGCGTCACGCTCTGTCATGTGACCCAGATCACATGTTGTAGCACTACTCCAGTGGCGGAGGTAAAAGCAAGTTGTAAATAGTTGTTATTGTGCATTCTTTCATTATCATATGTTTTTTAAGAATATTCATAGCAGTTTTAATTTAATCTTTTATTTGGTATTGTTTGCATCTTGCTTTTTAAACGGAAAATGCTATAGCCATgctacgtttgtgtgtgtttgccgtaGTTCTACTGTAGGCCTGTAGGGATGCAATATTGTATCTGTTTCATTTAGGCCAATTAAAATTTGTATGTCCGTCATTTTAATGATTACTATAATGCTCAACCAAATATAGGCTAGACAACATGAAAAGAATAGTCATTGTATTAGTATCATacggaataaaaaataaaataatatttaaaagtttACAAAAGGCTTTCTGTAGTACATCACAATTAATTAAAGAAGACCAGAAAGTATGGCTAGGCCAGACTAAATGCTATATATAGCAAATATATACGATCACAACACATGCATCAATTGAACTGCCCTTACAATAgactctcttcttctctctgtatATCTGTACGTCTCTGTCCAACACCTAGATCTCAGGGCTTAATCTGCCCTAAGCTGGTGAGATGGTGAGCAGGAATCGGGATTGCATTCAGCGTGAACAGTGCCGAGTCCTAATCCCCTTCAGACCGCTCAGTTGCGACCGCGCTGCTCTGCATGTGGTCATCACCACTTGTTCCTCGTGTGTTCGGCACAATGAGTTTCAGGACCGACCCGGGGACCACATAagtgggaagggagggagggaagaaggaacggagaagaataagaagagaaggagggttTGCTTCATTCAGCCCATGATCTCACACAGGCTTCGCTGAGAGGCCTATCGCCGCGCAGAAGGGGGAACGTGGGCCTGCACTGGATGGAGCATGCCGAGTGTTAAGGTGGCCCGACGACGGTGGGAGATCCGGCCCACGCCAGCCGTGCGAGGCATCGGCCGCACCAGGGCCCTGATGTGGCAG is a window from the Gadus chalcogrammus isolate NIFS_2021 chromosome 8, NIFS_Gcha_1.0, whole genome shotgun sequence genome containing:
- the atp6v1h gene encoding V-type proton ATPase subunit H isoform X1; protein product: MDIRGAVDAAVPTNIIAAKAAEVRANQVNWQSYLQGQMISAEDCEFIKKFEVAHSEEKQTILTNEGHQCAKTFLNLMAHISKEQTVQYILTLIDDTLQENHQRVNIFFDYAKKTKNTAWSYFLPMLNRQDLFTVHMAARIIAKLAAWGRELMEGSDLNYYFNWIKTQLSSQNLHGTGPESGLGAGTISPSESSQYVQCVAGCLQLMLRINEYRFAWVEADGVNCITAVLSNKCGFQLQYQMIFCVWLLAFSPQLCEQLRRYNVVPALSDILQESVKEKVTRIILAAFRNVLEKSGEKETRQEYALAMIQCKVLKQLENLDQQKYDDEDISEDIKFLLEKLGESVQDLSSFDEYSSELKSGRLEWSPVHKSEKFWRENAVRLNEKNYELLKILTRLLEVSDDPQVIAVAAHDVGEYVRHYPRGKRVIEQLGGKQLVMNHMHHEDQLVRYNALLAVQKLMVHNWEYLGKQLQSSDQQQAQAVAARS
- the atp6v1h gene encoding V-type proton ATPase subunit H isoform X2; the encoded protein is MDIRGAVDAAVPTNIIAAKAAEVRANQVNWQSYLQGQMISAEDCEFIKKFEVAHSEEKQTILTNEGHQCAKTFLNLMAHISKEQTVQYILTLIDDTLQENHQRVNIFFDYAKKTKNTAWSYFLPMLNRQDLFTVHMAARIIAKLAAWGRELMEGSDLNYYFNWIKTQLSSQSSQYVQCVAGCLQLMLRINEYRFAWVEADGVNCITAVLSNKCGFQLQYQMIFCVWLLAFSPQLCEQLRRYNVVPALSDILQESVKEKVTRIILAAFRNVLEKSGEKETRQEYALAMIQCKVLKQLENLDQQKYDDEDISEDIKFLLEKLGESVQDLSSFDEYSSELKSGRLEWSPVHKSEKFWRENAVRLNEKNYELLKILTRLLEVSDDPQVIAVAAHDVGEYVRHYPRGKRVIEQLGGKQLVMNHMHHEDQLVRYNALLAVQKLMVHNWEYLGKQLQSSDQQQAQAVAARS